In Thermotomaculum hydrothermale, a single genomic region encodes these proteins:
- the aspA gene encoding aspartate ammonia-lyase has product MDDKINILKENILFKDLDDENLEYIASFFEWEEYKKGEYLFFENAPRKKFFIIVDGEVEITKNQPAGEKRLTRLASGDFLGEGIFLDDYQHTVNARAVTDVKILSFYVDKLNVLKREKPFIYYFMMKGISKLLSKRLKYSISVIAGKDDFYTGGKYRVEHDLLGERAVPDCAYYGIQTLRAIENFPITGIPISHFPNLIKALAMVKKAAAIANKKLGFLEEEKADAIVKACDEIIDGALHNHFVVDVIQGGAGTSTNMNANEVIANRALEILGYKKGQYEIIHPNNHVNLSQSTNDAYPTAIKLGLIFSIESLEVALNHLANAFRVKEQEFADVIKMGRTQLQDAVPMTLGQEFGAYATMLEEDLKTIHATKDMLTEINMGGTAIGTGINADPDYPPLVVEELRKISGFDFKLSENLVEATQDTGVFVHLSGVFKRLAVKLSKISNDLRLLSSGPRAGLHEINLPAVQPGSSIMPGKVNPVIPEVVNQVAFQVIGNDLAITFGAEAGQLELNVMEPVISFNLFQSIDIMRNAMITLADKCVIGITANREVCRKYVENSIGIVTALNPYIGYENSSAIAKEALKTGKSVYELVLEKGLLTKEELDKILSPEEMVKPRHLRKKR; this is encoded by the coding sequence ATGGACGACAAAATAAATATTTTAAAGGAAAACATACTTTTTAAGGATTTAGATGATGAAAACCTTGAATATATTGCTTCATTTTTTGAGTGGGAAGAGTATAAAAAAGGTGAATACCTTTTTTTTGAAAATGCTCCCAGAAAAAAGTTTTTTATAATTGTTGATGGAGAGGTTGAGATTACAAAAAATCAGCCGGCAGGTGAAAAGAGATTAACAAGGCTTGCTTCAGGGGATTTTCTTGGAGAGGGAATTTTTCTTGATGATTATCAGCATACTGTAAACGCAAGAGCAGTGACAGATGTTAAAATTCTTAGTTTTTATGTTGATAAACTCAATGTTTTAAAGAGAGAAAAACCCTTTATCTATTATTTTATGATGAAGGGAATATCAAAATTGTTATCAAAAAGGTTAAAGTATTCAATCTCTGTTATAGCCGGGAAAGATGATTTCTATACAGGTGGCAAATATAGGGTTGAACATGATTTGTTGGGGGAAAGGGCTGTCCCTGATTGTGCATACTATGGGATTCAAACATTAAGGGCTATAGAAAATTTTCCGATAACAGGAATCCCTATTTCCCATTTTCCTAATTTAATAAAAGCACTTGCAATGGTAAAAAAGGCTGCTGCTATTGCCAATAAAAAATTAGGATTTTTAGAAGAAGAAAAAGCAGATGCAATTGTTAAGGCATGTGATGAGATAATTGATGGTGCTTTGCATAATCATTTTGTGGTTGATGTTATACAGGGTGGGGCGGGCACCTCAACAAATATGAATGCAAACGAGGTTATAGCAAACAGGGCTCTTGAGATTTTAGGATACAAAAAGGGGCAGTATGAAATAATCCATCCAAACAACCATGTAAATCTGTCTCAGTCGACAAATGACGCTTATCCAACTGCAATTAAATTAGGGCTAATTTTCTCAATTGAAAGCCTTGAAGTGGCATTAAACCACCTTGCAAATGCCTTCAGGGTTAAAGAGCAGGAATTTGCAGATGTAATAAAGATGGGAAGAACCCAGCTTCAGGATGCTGTACCAATGACTTTGGGACAGGAATTTGGAGCATATGCCACAATGCTTGAAGAGGATTTAAAAACAATTCATGCAACAAAAGATATGTTAACTGAAATAAACATGGGGGGTACTGCTATTGGCACTGGAATAAATGCAGACCCAGATTATCCTCCACTTGTTGTGGAAGAATTAAGAAAAATTTCTGGATTTGATTTTAAGCTTTCAGAAAACCTTGTTGAAGCAACTCAGGATACAGGTGTATTTGTTCATCTCTCAGGTGTATTTAAAAGACTTGCTGTGAAACTTTCCAAGATTTCAAATGATTTAAGGCTTCTTTCTTCTGGCCCGAGAGCAGGATTACACGAAATAAACCTTCCAGCAGTCCAGCCTGGTTCTTCAATAATGCCAGGTAAGGTAAACCCTGTTATACCTGAAGTTGTCAACCAGGTGGCCTTCCAGGTTATAGGTAACGACCTTGCTATTACCTTCGGGGCTGAAGCTGGGCAGCTTGAATTGAATGTAATGGAACCTGTTATATCCTTCAACCTTTTTCAGTCAATAGATATTATGAGAAATGCTATGATTACTTTGGCAGATAAATGTGTAATAGGGATTACTGCAAATAGGGAAGTGTGCAGGAAATATGTTGAAAATAGTATTGGTATTGTAACTGCATTGAACCCATACATCGGCTATGAAAACTCAAGCGCAATTGCAAAAGAGGCTTTGAAAACTGGAAAGAGTGTTTATGAACTTGTTCTTGAAAAAGGCTTGTTAACGAAGGAAGAACTTGATAAAATACTTTCACCTGAAGAGATGGTAAAACCAAGGCATTTAAGAAAAAAGCGTTAA
- a CDS encoding M16 family metallopeptidase: protein MIKKIGFFCALLLFFLPSFSMSEKEFEKNLTIYKLDNGLTFLLYERHDAPVVSFHTYVDVGSVNETYGITGISHMLEHMAFKGTTTVGAKDLKKELKLLNEIDKLFEKLYYLEDNNGSKEEIAKLKKEIARLQKEAENAANIGEFDRIVTQAGSPDLNAFTTCDATQYHYSLPSNKIELFCFLESDRFMNPVFRQFYKERNVVAEERRMRTESNPFGKLLEEFQALCYKYHPYQIPTIGAMSDIQRYTRKKVANYFKKYYGPQTMTIAIVGDFDTEKIKPMLKEYFGRLPVGEKPAKIVTKEPEQTAVRKVILREKSQPVYLVGYHRPSAKDRKADVAFKAIAQILGNGRTSRLYERLVKKERRAAYVGCFNGWPGDKYPSMFLIYAIPTPGTSLDQIAKEIDEEIERLKTEPIKEEELKKVKSQAKADLIYELDSNPGIAMLLTNYYVKLGDWREIFREVDMIEKLTPVEIQEYAKKYLRQNGKNIGEIIPDFK, encoded by the coding sequence ATGATTAAAAAAATTGGTTTTTTTTGTGCGTTGTTGCTATTTTTTCTACCCTCTTTTTCCATGTCGGAGAAAGAGTTTGAGAAGAATCTAACTATTTACAAGCTTGACAACGGGCTTACCTTTCTTCTCTATGAAAGACACGATGCACCTGTTGTTTCTTTTCATACTTATGTTGATGTTGGTTCAGTAAATGAAACCTATGGTATAACAGGTATTTCCCATATGCTTGAGCATATGGCTTTCAAAGGGACAACCACAGTTGGTGCAAAAGACCTTAAAAAAGAGTTAAAGCTTTTAAATGAAATTGACAAACTTTTTGAAAAGCTTTATTACCTTGAAGACAACAATGGTAGCAAAGAAGAAATTGCTAAACTAAAAAAAGAGATTGCAAGGCTTCAAAAAGAGGCTGAAAATGCTGCAAATATAGGTGAGTTTGACAGAATTGTAACTCAAGCAGGAAGCCCCGACTTAAATGCTTTTACAACCTGTGACGCTACTCAATATCACTACTCTTTGCCTTCCAATAAAATAGAATTATTCTGTTTTCTTGAATCTGATAGGTTTATGAACCCGGTTTTCAGGCAGTTTTACAAAGAAAGAAATGTTGTTGCTGAAGAGAGAAGAATGAGAACAGAATCAAATCCATTTGGTAAACTCTTAGAAGAATTTCAGGCTCTATGTTATAAATACCACCCTTATCAGATTCCGACTATTGGGGCAATGTCTGACATTCAAAGGTATACAAGGAAAAAAGTTGCAAATTACTTTAAAAAATACTATGGCCCTCAAACAATGACAATTGCTATTGTAGGTGATTTTGATACTGAAAAGATTAAGCCAATGCTTAAAGAGTACTTTGGAAGGTTGCCTGTTGGTGAAAAACCTGCAAAGATTGTTACAAAAGAACCTGAACAAACCGCAGTTAGAAAAGTTATTTTAAGAGAAAAGAGCCAGCCTGTTTACCTTGTTGGCTATCACAGGCCTTCTGCAAAAGACAGAAAGGCGGATGTTGCTTTCAAGGCAATAGCCCAGATCTTAGGTAATGGAAGGACATCAAGGCTATATGAAAGGCTTGTAAAAAAAGAGAGAAGAGCTGCCTATGTTGGCTGTTTTAACGGCTGGCCTGGGGATAAATATCCCTCAATGTTTTTAATCTATGCTATTCCAACACCAGGCACATCACTTGACCAGATTGCAAAAGAGATAGATGAAGAGATTGAAAGATTGAAAACAGAGCCTATCAAAGAAGAAGAATTAAAGAAGGTAAAGTCTCAGGCTAAGGCAGACTTGATTTACGAACTTGATTCAAATCCTGGAATTGCAATGCTTCTAACAAATTACTATGTGAAGCTTGGAGACTGGAGAGAGATATTTAGAGAAGTTGATATGATTGAGAAACTTACTCCAGTTGAAATACAGGAATATGCTAAAAAGTATTTAAGGCAAAATGGTAAAAATATCGGTGAAATTATTCCCGATTTTAAATAA
- a CDS encoding lipopolysaccharide biosynthesis protein, which translates to MYNYAMSLFDSFFKKNVVYLSILQVLVALSFFVLIGSIAHIFPKEDVGLYGNFRGLVQVLFVLYTMAFDIALARYLGTYSKDNEAQKEVFSTVVVLFIVSSIFSTAILFLFGTFLTDRFLKNDFLMFLATVFSLFSMGIYKIVYTFYQGKKEIPKANLLQFFSYFLGNIIIAIFIITKTITSIHLIAFLIGFFQFIPVVILAKLIKENFVRKFRFKEISYFAIPRSISVFLSGLALSASVLLATYFYSYTVAADFTITSRILRIVEIVTYAFNIIFMPLIAEKVAEKDFKLLKQSLSPFQDLVIFVGLLGGFLVFSLSKFLILSWLPQRFYPSIFILQIMSPGVFFYFYFVMFRSIIHSMDEKPIQTYIEFAGVLGLFITFFILYKLNLKPAISISVSVDIYFFIKAFYSFVFVNKNLKLEKNKLMWISNSFLLIVLGLLSLKLPAVSIILFLIVETALFFKHYLPILNGTRK; encoded by the coding sequence ATGTATAATTATGCCATGAGTTTATTCGACAGCTTTTTCAAAAAAAATGTTGTTTACCTCTCAATCCTTCAGGTGCTGGTGGCATTATCATTTTTTGTTCTTATTGGCTCAATTGCACACATATTTCCAAAAGAAGATGTTGGCCTTTACGGAAATTTCAGAGGGCTTGTTCAGGTATTATTTGTCTTATACACAATGGCATTTGACATCGCCCTTGCAAGGTATTTAGGCACTTACTCAAAAGACAATGAAGCTCAAAAAGAGGTTTTCTCAACAGTTGTTGTACTGTTTATTGTCTCAAGCATTTTTTCCACTGCAATATTGTTTTTATTCGGTACCTTTTTAACAGACAGGTTTCTGAAAAACGATTTTTTAATGTTTTTAGCAACAGTATTCTCTCTTTTTTCAATGGGAATTTACAAGATTGTTTATACATTTTATCAGGGGAAGAAAGAGATACCCAAGGCAAACCTTTTACAATTTTTTTCATACTTTTTAGGTAACATAATTATTGCCATATTTATAATTACCAAAACAATAACATCAATACATTTAATAGCCTTTTTAATAGGCTTTTTTCAATTTATCCCTGTGGTTATTTTAGCAAAACTTATAAAAGAAAACTTTGTGAGAAAATTCAGGTTTAAAGAGATTTCTTACTTTGCAATACCAAGGAGTATATCGGTTTTTCTTTCAGGGCTTGCACTTTCTGCAAGCGTTTTGCTTGCAACTTACTTTTACTCATATACAGTTGCTGCTGACTTTACAATTACATCAAGGATATTAAGAATTGTTGAGATTGTAACCTATGCTTTCAACATTATTTTCATGCCATTAATTGCAGAAAAGGTTGCAGAAAAGGATTTTAAATTATTGAAACAATCACTCTCCCCCTTTCAGGATTTAGTAATTTTTGTCGGTTTATTAGGGGGGTTTTTAGTGTTTTCTCTATCTAAATTTCTTATCTTAAGTTGGTTGCCTCAAAGGTTTTACCCTTCAATATTTATACTTCAAATAATGTCGCCTGGGGTTTTCTTTTACTTTTATTTTGTTATGTTTAGAAGCATTATTCACTCTATGGATGAAAAACCTATTCAAACATATATTGAGTTTGCTGGTGTTTTGGGGCTTTTTATAACATTTTTTATTTTATACAAATTAAACCTGAAACCTGCAATTTCAATCTCTGTAAGCGTTGATATTTACTTTTTTATAAAAGCGTTTTACTCCTTTGTATTTGTAAACAAAAACTTGAAGTTAGAAAAAAATAAACTTATGTGGATTTCAAACAGTTTTCTCTTAATTGTGTTAGGCCTTCTCTCCCTGAAACTTCCTGCTGTTTCAATAATTTTATTCCTGATAGTTGAAACTGCACTGTTTTTCAAACATTATTTGCCAATACTAAACGGCACACGAAAATAA